The proteins below come from a single Crossiella sp. CA-258035 genomic window:
- a CDS encoding DUF427 domain-containing protein, with the protein MAEKKVLTPGPAHPITVEPHPERVVVRAGDTVLADTRNALALRESTYPVALYIPRADLRLEHFERTGHQTYCPYKGEASYFSLPALGERGENAVWTYESPYPAVGQIKEHVAFYPDRVTFSES; encoded by the coding sequence ATGGCGGAGAAGAAGGTCCTCACCCCGGGACCGGCCCACCCGATCACCGTTGAACCGCATCCGGAGCGGGTGGTGGTGCGCGCCGGTGACACCGTGCTCGCCGACACCCGCAACGCCCTGGCGCTGCGGGAGTCGACGTACCCGGTGGCGCTCTACATCCCGCGCGCGGACCTGCGCCTGGAACACTTCGAGCGCACCGGGCACCAGACCTACTGCCCGTACAAGGGCGAGGCGAGCTACTTCAGCCTGCCCGCGCTGGGCGAGCGGGGCGAGAACGCGGTGTGGACCTACGAGAGCCCCTACCCGGCGGTCGGACAGATCAAGGAGCACGTGGCCTTCTACCCGGACCGGGTCACCTTCAGCGAGTCGTGA
- a CDS encoding roadblock/LC7 domain-containing protein: MSTDTEQLDDFHWLVDDFVNRAAGVSHAVVLSADGLLLATSNRLPGQRAQQLSAVVSGLVSLTMGAARCFESGAVKQTVVAMERGYLFLMTISDGSCLAALAAPTCDIGMVGYAMARLVERVGPQLTPELRAQLHATASRN, translated from the coding sequence GTGAGCACCGACACCGAACAACTCGACGACTTCCACTGGCTGGTCGACGACTTCGTCAACCGGGCGGCGGGGGTCTCGCACGCGGTGGTCCTCTCCGCCGACGGCCTGCTGCTGGCCACCTCCAACCGGCTGCCCGGCCAGCGCGCCCAGCAGCTCTCCGCCGTGGTCTCCGGCCTGGTCAGCCTCACCATGGGCGCGGCCCGCTGCTTCGAGTCCGGCGCGGTGAAGCAGACCGTGGTGGCGATGGAACGCGGCTACCTGTTCCTGATGACCATCAGCGACGGCTCCTGCCTGGCCGCGCTGGCCGCGCCGACCTGTGACATCGGCATGGTGGGCTACGCGATGGCCCGGCTGGTGGAGCGGGTCGGGCCGCAGCTCACCCCGGAGCTGCGGGCCCAGCTGCACGCCACCGCCTCCCGGAACTAG